Proteins co-encoded in one Kribbella solani genomic window:
- a CDS encoding non-ribosomal peptide synthetase → MHTHDASTYPLTPAQQGILFQSRHGGRTGLYHVQNVYDLAGDLDLGAFRDSWAYAMRRHAALRTGFHAPAGDEPRHLVGNSDTVPLEQVDLRTLDPEQQARALAARLKLDHEQRFVLSKAPLWRVHVARLDDARWQVLWSLHYALLDGTSQAIVIRDVEQAYAQLTAGETVHEQQVTQFRDYVDWTTHQDHKDAESFWRKELQAAIAASPLPFELKPGTGEAPTSAAYAQQAVVLDDGETTALRAVAQRHELTLRTIVQGVWATLLSCYQSTGDVIFGVTSPGRSAALSGIKDLAGLLVNTLPLRMAVPPSMGWTEWMRGLQQRYEEAQRHEYAPLLQIQQWSGIGPGEELFQTVVTVEEAQTDGRLVKCWEESHAAYPLSIVATTGDRLTLTVHYDTARFDSPTIARLTGHLRQLMAELVGKPQALLGELTLLTPAESTEIVRKWNDTDTPYSQQLCIQQLFEQRVEKAPEATALLFEDEVWTYRQVNERANQVAHHLKELGLGRGDQIAIVMERSAEMVPALLGILKVGATYVPLDANAPVKRWHWILDSLRIKCLLTQEVLVPRIRSADPLPDLAHVVCVDSAAVLDRMPVGNLPLRGRPEDIAYIIFTSGSTGSPKGVSVAHFPAVNLIEWVNNTFSVGAGDRILFITALTFDLSVYDVFGILAAGGSIRIATGEDVQEPANLLAYLTGEPITFWDSAPAALMQMVPFLPTDDDGSIQPASPALRLVFMSGDWIPVQSPELLKAAFPNVNVIGLGGATEATVWSNFFPIDVVDPAWSSIPYGKPIQNARYYVLDRSLRPCPLDVPGDLYIGGPCLSDGYANEPELTASKYLASPFATVPGERIYRTGDLARWRPDGNLEFLGRTDFQVKIRGYRIELGEIDSLLTEHPVVQDAATVVREDETGNRSLVSYLVPHPQRARSVVQRQTDSLAERRVDRWREVYDAFDPAAGLSSEDGNDFSGWNSSYTGQAIPVEQMRAWQETTVALIRRYEPQTVLEIGCGTGLLLLPLAEHCERYYGTDFSASALDAVRSRLGVDRAERVVLHRCEADDLAGLAVEPVDTVVINSVIQYFPGADYLRRVLDGALDRVSDGGRIVVGDVRSFPLLETFHASVEISRAPGSTTRQQLRQRVQHRVQQEEELTVAPAFFRAWAADSGRVSRVEVRPHATRDANEMAMFRYQVVLHVGGLGDGAGTAAPEVDWSDEQLTLDELCTRLTTDQPARLRLLNVPNARVEEAVSTLRWLKGGSGLETVEAWRAQTFEPKGVEPEELREALAALGYTCAVDWSRHGADGSYAVLISRGADDFTAAELVVPGSAADDWVGFANEPLKGEIQQLLLPQLKTYLEERLPGYMVPSELVALDALPVTASGKLDRNALLLPRTPAVAESATLVPARNTTEALLVSIWERILARSPIGVLDNFFDLGGHSLLAVQLVTKIRQVFGLELPVRLLFDLPTIAEVALELQQRQVAALPVPTRPLVATPRGGPLPATFDQQRLFFIDRLSPGTTSYTVNWLIPLPTYIEPAIVSNALHELINRHEPLRTTFREADGQVWQVIAPDSPIALPEVDLSALPEEECEQRAKAEIRQWWDQPFDLSAGPLLRAELIKLSGTDQVVVLSAHHTVFDGYSIGVFGQEFLQLCRALADEVPAALQPLEVQYADYAVWQQHWLQEDLLDFHLDYWKAQLADAPELLTLPTDFPRPDEQRFTGEFLNRQLSAELTEQLAQLSREHQVTQYITMLSSFAVLLSRYSGQDVVVIGVPIADRYRAELQPMVGFLVSTVALCVDLRGNPSFEDVLDQVRRKLFDAQSHQDIPFERLVEALRPVRDLGHNPVFQVMFADESLPMLDHASALAQPKPWMRELAEQGMSVGVSRFDLTLMIQSAPEGLRFGFEYSTDLFAEPTVARMADHFELLLQSVLTHPEGRVQHLPMIDDAERRQLTAAAQGTRTEVTVKPVHQLFQDLAEQRPDQVAVTFGDHQVTYEALEQHSNQLAQLLLGCGVGRESLVGLCISRSVELIVATLAVLKAGGAYVPLDPSYPRDRLAYLVDDAAMSVVLAQQSAVDVLPESDATTVTVEDAWAELAQLPATPPALDSTTDDLAYVMYTSGSTGRPKGVAVTHADVAYLAMDSRFEKHECVLLHSPQAFDASTYELWAPLLSGGRVVLAPPGAISPEVLRELVPTYAISAAWLTAALFHLFAEEDPGCMSGLAELWAGGDAVQADAVRRVRAACPGLTIVDGYGPTETTTFATSYRIAPTDDVPSLIPIGRPLDNMAGLVLDAGMEPVPVGVAGELYLGGAGLARGYLRRPDLTAERFVANPFGSDGAGGAGSTGGAGGRLYRTGDLARLRVDGTIELLGRADDQVKIRGFRVEPGEIEATLAQHPDVRECAVLVHGNSKRLVAYVRPRDTLVVEDLQSFLSERLPDYMVPGVYVPVPSLPLSPNGKVDRKALAEVPWEDHSASGREYVAPRTAVERQLARIWQGVLGARRPIGLHDSFFALGGDSILSLQVVFRARQVGLHFAVKHLFQYQTIAELAPIAQQQQAPDLQAEQGLVTGPAELTPVQRWFFEQNLTNPDHFNQSVLIDVPAEADWDRVLRQLLAHHDALRTRFQYDGTEWRAEIAGLPDAVPFEVHQLGDLPEIAARVQADLDLADAPLVRAVLFTGEQSKLLLVVHHLVVDVVSWRIIVEDLHTLLRDEPLPPKTTSWPQWGSRLGQAVVPGELAYWNEQATPTRPIPLDRPADDNSIGHSSVYEAVLGVDETDALLHDVPATFNTQINDVLLTAVAAAIGAWTHDDHVRIDLEGHGREDLFADVDVTRTVGWFTTISPVRLPVPSDLTQGLKQIKEQLHDRPRRGIGYGLLAYGTDFDRQAPAQISFNHLGQFEHALGSAGPDWDADNQRPYLIDIVSHLRDGQLHVEWTYSQAHDERTIKRVAEQTLDTLRQLAAEANRAEVNGYSPSDLPLSGLSQTGIDSLCNELRAHPRWAAARRPLEDCYPQTPIQQGLWFQSQIAEGEGVYHVQLILRFDHPNLDVAAFRQSWSQVMRRHPILRTSFSGADADQPLQLVWDALDVPLRTEDWRTDNQLTHYLEQDRARAFVPEDAPQWRLLLARTGESSYQLVWSAHHAILDGWSIHLILNDVAHYYEANRTGERPATPPYRDYVAWLQEQDLQEAEAYWRQALEELQPPTPLSAEPRTTGAGQARADRQLSPALTAELREFAHRHQLTLNTVLQGAWALLLSRQTNSTDVTFGTITSGRPPHLPSVENMVGLFINTLPLRIRTPHQSGVLDWLHQLQQRNVHMRQYDYTPLNQIQQWAALPTGTPLFDTLFVFENYPVGRDDAASLQFELVDSEERSNYPLALVVAVEEAVALSAQYDAGYFDERTVSRLLAQFEQICTQLVRQPGIRLGEITVLTDEERRRVLEQGETDGTDLTTFLDGIASGEERFILEQLLAEVQASTDREESDNE, encoded by the coding sequence GTGCATACCCATGACGCCTCGACGTACCCGCTGACGCCCGCTCAGCAGGGAATCCTCTTCCAGTCCCGCCACGGCGGCCGAACCGGCCTCTACCACGTCCAGAACGTGTACGACCTGGCCGGCGACCTGGACCTCGGTGCCTTTCGCGACAGCTGGGCGTACGCGATGCGCCGGCACGCGGCGCTCCGCACCGGCTTTCACGCACCGGCCGGTGACGAGCCGCGACACCTCGTCGGCAACAGCGACACCGTTCCGCTCGAACAGGTCGACCTGCGAACACTCGACCCGGAACAGCAGGCCCGCGCGCTCGCGGCCCGGCTGAAATTGGATCACGAGCAACGCTTCGTACTGTCCAAGGCGCCGTTGTGGCGAGTACACGTTGCCCGGCTGGATGACGCGCGATGGCAGGTGTTGTGGAGTCTGCACTACGCGCTGCTGGACGGCACGAGCCAGGCGATCGTCATTCGGGACGTCGAGCAGGCGTACGCGCAATTGACCGCCGGCGAAACGGTGCACGAACAACAAGTGACGCAATTTCGGGATTACGTCGACTGGACAACTCACCAGGACCACAAGGACGCTGAATCCTTTTGGCGCAAGGAACTTCAGGCCGCCATCGCGGCAAGTCCACTCCCGTTCGAGCTCAAGCCGGGCACCGGTGAGGCGCCGACGTCCGCGGCGTACGCGCAGCAGGCGGTCGTACTGGACGACGGCGAGACCACCGCGTTGCGTGCGGTCGCTCAACGGCACGAGCTGACGCTGCGTACCATCGTCCAAGGAGTTTGGGCGACGTTGCTGAGCTGCTACCAGAGCACCGGCGACGTCATCTTCGGCGTCACCAGCCCCGGCCGATCCGCTGCCCTGTCAGGGATCAAGGACCTCGCCGGACTACTCGTCAACACGTTGCCGCTGCGCATGGCCGTACCGCCCTCGATGGGCTGGACGGAGTGGATGCGTGGCCTGCAGCAACGGTACGAGGAAGCACAGCGGCACGAGTACGCTCCCCTGCTGCAGATTCAGCAGTGGAGCGGGATCGGGCCGGGTGAAGAGCTCTTCCAGACGGTTGTCACGGTCGAGGAAGCACAGACTGACGGCCGGCTGGTCAAGTGCTGGGAGGAGAGCCACGCCGCGTACCCGCTGAGCATCGTGGCGACGACCGGCGATCGGCTCACGCTGACCGTGCACTACGACACCGCACGGTTCGATTCGCCGACGATCGCCCGGCTGACCGGACATCTCCGCCAGTTGATGGCGGAGCTGGTCGGCAAACCGCAGGCGTTGCTGGGTGAGCTGACGCTGCTCACGCCGGCCGAGTCGACCGAGATCGTCCGCAAGTGGAACGACACCGACACGCCGTACTCACAGCAGCTGTGTATCCAGCAACTGTTCGAGCAGCGGGTGGAAAAGGCGCCTGAGGCAACTGCCCTGCTGTTCGAGGACGAGGTGTGGACCTATCGCCAGGTCAACGAGCGGGCCAACCAGGTGGCGCACCACTTGAAGGAGCTCGGGCTCGGTCGCGGTGACCAGATCGCGATCGTGATGGAACGGTCGGCCGAGATGGTGCCGGCGCTGCTCGGGATCCTGAAGGTTGGCGCGACCTACGTTCCGCTCGATGCCAACGCGCCGGTCAAGCGCTGGCACTGGATTCTCGACTCGCTGCGGATCAAGTGCCTGCTGACCCAGGAGGTGCTCGTACCGCGAATCCGGTCCGCCGATCCGCTGCCCGACCTCGCGCACGTCGTCTGTGTCGACTCGGCGGCCGTGCTGGACCGGATGCCGGTGGGCAACCTGCCGTTGCGCGGCCGGCCGGAGGACATCGCGTACATCATCTTCACCTCCGGATCCACTGGGTCACCGAAGGGGGTTTCGGTCGCGCACTTCCCGGCGGTGAACCTGATCGAGTGGGTGAACAACACGTTCTCGGTCGGCGCCGGGGACCGCATCCTGTTCATCACCGCGCTGACCTTCGACCTGTCCGTGTACGACGTCTTCGGCATCCTGGCGGCCGGCGGGTCGATCCGGATCGCGACCGGCGAGGACGTGCAGGAGCCCGCGAACCTGCTCGCGTATCTGACCGGTGAGCCGATCACGTTCTGGGACTCGGCGCCGGCGGCGCTGATGCAGATGGTTCCGTTCCTGCCGACCGATGACGATGGATCGATCCAACCGGCGTCGCCGGCGCTGCGGCTGGTGTTCATGAGCGGTGACTGGATTCCGGTGCAGTCGCCCGAGCTGCTGAAGGCCGCGTTCCCGAACGTCAACGTCATCGGTCTTGGTGGCGCGACCGAGGCGACGGTGTGGTCGAACTTCTTCCCGATCGACGTGGTGGACCCGGCCTGGTCGAGCATCCCGTACGGGAAGCCGATTCAGAACGCGCGGTACTACGTACTCGACCGGAGCTTGCGCCCGTGCCCACTTGATGTGCCGGGTGATCTGTACATCGGTGGGCCCTGTCTGAGCGACGGGTACGCGAACGAGCCGGAGTTGACCGCGAGCAAGTACCTCGCGTCACCGTTCGCGACCGTGCCGGGTGAGCGGATCTACCGGACCGGTGACCTGGCGCGGTGGCGGCCGGACGGCAACCTGGAGTTCCTCGGGCGGACCGACTTCCAGGTCAAGATTCGCGGGTACCGGATCGAGCTTGGCGAGATCGACAGTCTGCTGACCGAGCATCCGGTGGTGCAGGACGCGGCGACCGTGGTGCGCGAGGACGAGACCGGCAACCGGTCACTGGTCTCGTATCTGGTGCCGCATCCGCAGCGGGCGCGGTCGGTCGTGCAGCGGCAGACGGACTCACTGGCTGAGCGACGGGTCGATCGGTGGCGCGAGGTGTACGACGCGTTCGATCCGGCCGCCGGGCTCTCGTCCGAGGACGGAAACGACTTCTCCGGTTGGAACAGCAGCTACACCGGGCAGGCCATCCCGGTTGAGCAGATGCGGGCGTGGCAGGAGACCACGGTGGCGCTGATCCGCCGGTACGAGCCACAGACCGTACTGGAGATCGGCTGTGGAACCGGTTTGCTGCTGCTCCCGTTGGCCGAGCACTGCGAGCGGTACTACGGAACGGACTTCTCTGCCTCGGCACTGGACGCGGTCCGGTCTCGGCTCGGGGTTGATCGCGCGGAGCGGGTCGTACTGCACCGGTGTGAGGCTGATGATCTGGCTGGGCTGGCGGTCGAACCGGTTGACACCGTGGTGATCAACTCGGTCATCCAGTACTTCCCTGGTGCTGACTACCTGCGTCGGGTACTGGACGGTGCGCTCGATCGGGTGAGTGACGGCGGGCGGATCGTCGTCGGGGACGTTCGCAGCTTTCCGTTGCTGGAGACGTTCCACGCGAGCGTTGAGATCAGCCGCGCGCCCGGCAGTACTACCCGGCAGCAGTTGCGGCAGCGCGTACAACACCGCGTACAGCAGGAAGAAGAGCTGACCGTCGCGCCGGCGTTCTTCCGGGCGTGGGCGGCGGACAGCGGCCGGGTGTCGCGGGTGGAGGTCCGGCCGCACGCTACCCGCGACGCCAACGAGATGGCGATGTTCCGGTACCAGGTGGTGCTGCACGTCGGCGGTTTGGGTGACGGCGCTGGAACGGCTGCTCCGGAGGTCGACTGGAGCGATGAGCAGCTCACGCTCGACGAGTTGTGTACGCGGCTGACGACGGATCAGCCTGCGCGGCTGCGACTGCTCAATGTGCCGAACGCGCGAGTTGAGGAAGCTGTAAGCACGCTGCGCTGGTTGAAGGGTGGATCCGGGCTGGAGACCGTTGAGGCCTGGCGCGCGCAGACGTTCGAACCGAAGGGTGTCGAGCCGGAAGAGTTGCGGGAAGCCCTGGCTGCCCTTGGCTACACCTGCGCGGTCGACTGGAGCCGCCACGGGGCTGACGGCAGTTACGCGGTCCTGATCAGCCGAGGGGCGGACGACTTCACAGCAGCTGAGCTCGTTGTACCGGGCTCGGCAGCTGATGACTGGGTGGGCTTCGCCAACGAGCCGCTCAAGGGGGAGATTCAGCAACTGCTGCTGCCTCAGCTGAAGACCTATCTGGAGGAGCGGCTGCCTGGGTACATGGTGCCGAGTGAGTTGGTGGCGCTGGATGCGCTGCCGGTGACGGCCAGCGGGAAGCTCGATCGGAACGCGCTGCTGTTGCCGCGTACGCCGGCCGTTGCCGAGTCCGCCACTCTGGTGCCGGCGCGCAACACCACCGAGGCACTGCTGGTCTCGATCTGGGAGCGCATCCTGGCCCGGTCCCCGATCGGAGTGCTCGACAACTTCTTCGACCTCGGTGGGCACTCGCTGCTCGCCGTCCAACTGGTCACCAAGATCCGCCAGGTGTTCGGCCTGGAGCTCCCGGTACGCCTGCTGTTCGACCTCCCCACGATCGCCGAGGTCGCGCTCGAACTCCAGCAACGCCAGGTCGCCGCGCTGCCCGTACCGACTCGCCCGCTCGTCGCCACCCCGCGCGGCGGTCCACTGCCCGCGACGTTCGACCAGCAGCGGCTGTTCTTCATCGACCGCCTCAGCCCGGGCACCACCTCGTACACGGTCAACTGGCTGATCCCGCTGCCGACCTACATCGAGCCGGCGATCGTCAGCAACGCGCTGCACGAGCTGATCAACCGCCACGAGCCGCTGCGTACGACGTTCCGCGAGGCCGACGGTCAGGTCTGGCAGGTGATCGCACCGGACTCCCCCATCGCCTTGCCCGAGGTCGACCTCTCCGCGCTACCCGAGGAGGAATGCGAGCAGCGCGCCAAGGCCGAGATCCGTCAGTGGTGGGACCAGCCGTTCGACCTGTCCGCCGGACCGCTACTACGCGCCGAGCTGATCAAGCTGTCCGGCACTGACCAGGTAGTGGTACTCAGCGCGCACCACACCGTGTTCGACGGCTACTCGATCGGTGTGTTCGGACAGGAGTTCCTCCAGCTCTGCCGGGCACTGGCTGATGAGGTCCCGGCTGCCCTACAGCCACTCGAGGTCCAGTACGCCGACTATGCCGTTTGGCAACAGCACTGGTTGCAGGAGGACCTGCTCGACTTCCATCTGGACTACTGGAAAGCGCAGTTGGCCGATGCACCGGAGCTGTTGACACTGCCCACTGACTTCCCGCGGCCGGACGAGCAGCGGTTCACCGGTGAGTTCCTGAATCGGCAGTTGTCGGCCGAGTTGACCGAGCAACTCGCACAGCTCAGTCGCGAGCACCAGGTGACGCAGTACATCACCATGCTCAGCAGCTTCGCGGTACTACTGTCGCGCTACAGCGGCCAGGACGTGGTGGTGATCGGCGTACCGATCGCGGACCGGTACCGCGCCGAGCTGCAACCGATGGTCGGCTTCCTGGTCAGCACGGTCGCGCTCTGCGTCGACCTGCGCGGCAACCCGAGCTTCGAGGACGTACTGGATCAGGTACGGCGGAAGCTGTTCGACGCCCAGAGCCATCAGGACATTCCGTTCGAGCGGCTGGTCGAGGCGCTGCGCCCGGTGCGCGACCTTGGTCACAACCCGGTGTTCCAGGTGATGTTCGCGGACGAGAGCCTGCCGATGCTGGACCACGCGTCCGCACTGGCGCAACCGAAGCCGTGGATGCGTGAGCTGGCTGAACAGGGCATGAGTGTCGGCGTCTCCCGGTTCGACCTGACGCTGATGATCCAGTCCGCGCCGGAGGGACTGCGGTTCGGGTTCGAGTACAGCACTGATCTGTTCGCGGAGCCGACCGTTGCCCGGATGGCCGACCACTTCGAGCTGTTGCTCCAGTCGGTGCTGACGCATCCAGAGGGTCGTGTACAGCACCTGCCGATGATCGACGACGCCGAACGCCGGCAACTCACCGCTGCTGCTCAGGGCACCCGGACCGAGGTGACAGTCAAGCCGGTTCATCAGCTCTTCCAGGACTTGGCCGAGCAGCGCCCGGACCAGGTGGCTGTGACCTTCGGCGACCACCAGGTCACGTACGAAGCGCTGGAACAGCACTCGAACCAGCTGGCCCAGCTACTGCTCGGCTGCGGCGTCGGCCGGGAGAGTCTGGTCGGGTTGTGCATCTCCCGTTCGGTGGAGCTGATCGTCGCCACGCTCGCAGTACTGAAAGCCGGCGGCGCGTACGTACCGCTCGACCCGTCCTACCCGCGTGACCGGTTGGCGTACTTGGTGGATGACGCGGCGATGTCAGTAGTACTGGCGCAGCAGTCGGCCGTGGACGTGCTCCCCGAGTCCGACGCGACGACCGTGACCGTCGAAGACGCTTGGGCCGAGCTCGCGCAACTCCCGGCGACACCACCGGCGCTCGACAGCACAACCGACGACCTGGCGTACGTGATGTACACGTCAGGCTCGACCGGACGGCCGAAGGGCGTTGCTGTCACGCATGCCGATGTCGCGTACTTGGCGATGGACAGCCGGTTCGAGAAGCACGAGTGCGTGCTGCTGCATTCGCCGCAGGCGTTCGACGCGTCAACGTACGAGCTGTGGGCGCCGTTGCTTTCCGGCGGTCGGGTCGTACTCGCGCCGCCTGGTGCGATCAGCCCGGAGGTGTTGCGCGAGCTCGTGCCGACGTACGCGATCTCGGCTGCCTGGCTGACCGCGGCGTTGTTCCATCTGTTTGCCGAGGAGGATCCCGGGTGCATGTCCGGGCTGGCCGAACTCTGGGCCGGTGGTGACGCGGTGCAGGCGGACGCGGTGCGCCGGGTACGCGCGGCCTGTCCCGGATTGACGATCGTTGACGGCTACGGGCCGACCGAGACGACTACGTTCGCGACCAGCTACCGGATCGCGCCGACGGATGACGTGCCGTCGCTGATCCCGATCGGGCGGCCGCTGGACAACATGGCCGGGCTGGTTCTCGATGCGGGGATGGAGCCGGTTCCGGTCGGGGTTGCCGGTGAGCTGTACCTCGGCGGCGCCGGGCTGGCACGCGGCTACCTGCGCCGACCGGACCTGACGGCCGAGCGCTTCGTCGCCAACCCGTTCGGCAGCGACGGCGCGGGAGGTGCGGGCAGCACGGGTGGCGCGGGTGGGCGGTTGTATCGGACCGGGGATTTGGCCCGGTTGCGGGTGGACGGCACCATCGAGCTGCTCGGACGGGCCGACGACCAGGTCAAGATCCGCGGGTTCCGGGTCGAGCCGGGCGAGATCGAGGCCACCCTCGCGCAGCATCCCGACGTCCGTGAGTGCGCCGTCCTCGTCCACGGCAACAGCAAGCGGCTGGTCGCGTACGTCCGGCCGCGAGACACCCTCGTCGTCGAGGACCTGCAGTCCTTCCTCAGCGAACGGCTGCCCGACTACATGGTCCCCGGCGTGTACGTGCCGGTGCCGTCGCTTCCGCTCAGCCCGAACGGCAAGGTCGACCGGAAGGCACTCGCGGAAGTGCCGTGGGAGGACCACTCCGCGAGCGGACGCGAGTACGTCGCGCCGCGGACCGCCGTCGAGCGGCAGCTCGCGCGGATCTGGCAGGGCGTACTCGGCGCGCGCCGGCCGATCGGCCTACACGACAGCTTCTTCGCGCTCGGCGGTGACTCGATCCTCAGCCTGCAGGTGGTGTTCCGCGCCCGCCAGGTCGGGCTGCACTTCGCGGTCAAGCACCTGTTCCAGTACCAGACGATCGCCGAGCTCGCTCCGATCGCCCAGCAACAGCAAGCACCGGATCTGCAGGCCGAGCAAGGGCTGGTGACCGGTCCGGCCGAGCTGACACCCGTGCAGCGCTGGTTCTTCGAGCAGAACCTCACCAACCCCGACCACTTCAACCAGTCCGTGCTGATCGACGTGCCGGCGGAGGCCGACTGGGACCGCGTACTACGCCAACTGCTCGCACATCATGATGCCCTGCGCACCCGCTTCCAGTACGACGGGACCGAGTGGCGGGCCGAAATTGCCGGGCTCCCCGACGCGGTGCCCTTCGAGGTACACCAACTCGGCGACCTGCCCGAGATCGCGGCGCGGGTCCAGGCCGACCTCGATCTTGCCGACGCGCCACTCGTACGCGCCGTCCTGTTCACTGGCGAACAGTCGAAGCTGCTCCTCGTCGTCCATCACCTGGTCGTCGATGTCGTCTCCTGGCGCATCATCGTGGAAGACCTCCACACGCTGCTGCGCGACGAGCCCTTGCCGCCCAAGACGACCTCTTGGCCGCAGTGGGGCAGCAGGCTCGGCCAAGCCGTCGTACCCGGCGAGCTGGCCTACTGGAACGAGCAGGCCACTCCGACCCGGCCGATCCCCCTCGACCGGCCCGCGGACGACAACTCCATCGGCCACAGCAGTGTGTACGAAGCCGTGCTCGGCGTGGACGAGACCGACGCGCTGCTGCATGACGTCCCGGCTACCTTCAACACCCAGATCAACGATGTGCTCCTGACGGCGGTCGCCGCGGCGATAGGTGCCTGGACACATGACGACCACGTCCGGATCGACCTCGAAGGGCACGGCCGCGAGGACTTGTTCGCCGATGTGGACGTCACCCGGACCGTCGGCTGGTTCACGACCATCTCGCCGGTCCGGCTGCCGGTGCCCAGTGACCTCACCCAGGGGCTCAAGCAGATCAAGGAACAGCTGCACGACCGGCCACGGCGCGGCATCGGGTACGGACTACTTGCGTACGGCACCGACTTCGACAGGCAAGCTCCGGCGCAGATCAGCTTCAACCACCTCGGTCAGTTCGAGCATGCGCTCGGGTCGGCCGGACCGGACTGGGATGCGGACAACCAGCGCCCGTACCTGATCGACATCGTCAGCCACCTCCGCGACGGCCAGCTGCACGTGGAGTGGACCTACAGCCAGGCGCACGACGAGCGCACGATCAAACGGGTCGCCGAGCAGACGCTGGACACGCTCCGGCAGCTCGCCGCCGAAGCCAACCGGGCCGAGGTGAACGGGTACAGCCCATCGGACCTTCCCCTGAGTGGTCTGTCCCAGACAGGTATCGACAGCCTGTGCAACGAGCTTCGGGCACACCCCCGGTGGGCGGCCGCTCGACGACCGCTCGAGGACTGCTACCCGCAAACACCAATCCAGCAAGGTCTCTGGTTCCAGAGTCAAATCGCGGAAGGCGAAGGTGTCTATCACGTCCAGCTGATCCTGCGGTTCGACCACCCCAACCTGGACGTCGCCGCCTTCCGGCAGAGCTGGTCGCAGGTCATGCGCCGGCACCCGATCCTCCGCACCAGCTTCTCCGGAGCCGATGCCGACCAGCCGCTGCAGCTCGTCTGGGACGCCCTCGACGTACCACTGCGAACCGAGGACTGGCGTACGGACAACCAGCTCACCCACTACCTCGAACAGGATCGCGCGCGAGCCTTCGTACCGGAGGATGCGCCGCAGTGGCGACTGCTACTGGCTCGCACCGGCGAGAGCAGCTACCAGCTGGTGTGGAGCGCGCACCACGCGATCCTGGACGGCTGGAGCATCCACCTGATCCTGAACGATGTCGCGCACTACTACGAGGCGAACAGAACCGGTGAGCGGCCGGCTACCCCGCCGTACCGCGACTACGTTGCCTGGTTGCAGGAGCAGGACCTGCAGGAGGCCGAGGCGTACTGGCGCCAAGCTCTGGAAGAGCTACAGCCACCAACTCCGCTGTCTGCCGAGCCCCGGACCACCGGAGCCGGTCAGGCCCGGGCGGATCGTCAGCTGAGCCCTGCTCTGACAGCTGAGCTTCGCGAGTTCGCCCACCGTCACCAGCTCACACTGAACACCGTCCTGCAAGGTGCGTGGGCGCTGCTGCTCAGTAGGCAGACCAACTCGACCGATGTCACCTTCGGCACGATCACCTCCGGCCGGCCTCCGCATCTGCCGAGCGTCGAGAACATGGTCGGTCTGTTCATCAACACGCTGCCGCTGCGCATCCGTACGCCGCATCAGTCCGGCGTACTGGACTGGCTGCATCAACTGCAGCAGCGCAACGTACACATGCGGCAGTACGACTACACGCCGCTCAACCAGATCCAGCAGTGGGCGGCACTGCCAACCGGTACGCCGCTGTTCGACACGCTGTTCGTGTTCGAGAACTACCCGGTCGGCCGCGACGACGCTGCGTCCTTGCAGTTCGAGCTGGTTGATTCCGAGGAGCGCAGCAACTACCCACTGGCTCTGGTCGTGGCGGTTGAGGAGGCGGTCGCGCTGTCGGCGCAGTACGACGCCGGGTACTTCGACGAGCGCACGGTCAGTCGCCTGCTGGCGCAGTTCGAGCAGATCTGTACGCAGCTGGTCCGGCAACCAGGCATCCGGCTCGGCGAGATCACCGTACTGACCGACGAAGAGCGGCGGCGCGTACTGGAGCAGGGCGAGACCGACGGGACCGACCTGACGACGTTCCTGGACGGGATCGCGAGCGGCGAGGAGCGGTTCATCCTTGAGCAACTGCTCGCGGAGGTACAGGCCAGCACCGATCGAGAGGAGTCGGACAATGAGTGA
- a CDS encoding transposase, protein MTDELWSVVAPLLPSFSSRPQGGGTAPIEARTVFTAVVYVLTSDCAWRQLPPAFSISQATAHRHFHSWTKAGLWSRLRRSARAGGDRCEPAWVLEIVTAALARSGTADRKA, encoded by the coding sequence GTGACCGACGAGCTGTGGTCGGTCGTCGCCCCGCTGCTGCCGTCCTTCAGCTCGCGCCCGCAAGGGGGCGGCACGGCCCCGATCGAGGCCCGCACGGTCTTCACCGCGGTCGTCTACGTGCTCACCAGCGACTGCGCGTGGCGGCAACTGCCACCGGCGTTCAGCATCTCGCAAGCCACCGCACACCGGCATTTCCACTCCTGGACGAAGGCCGGTCTGTGGTCCCGGCTGCGCCGGAGCGCACGGGCCGGCGGCGACCGGTGCGAGCCGGCCTGGGTGCTGGAGATCGTCACGGCCGCGCTGGCCAGGTCCGGAACGGCCGACCGAAAAGCGTGA